A segment of the Streptomyces sp. NBC_00376 genome:
CTCTCCACCCACCCCGATTACCCGACCCGGCTGCACCGTCTGCGGAACTACCTGTAGCCGCGCCCCGCCCCCGCACACCGGAAAACGCCGGAGGGCGGCCACCCCGTACGAAACGGGGTGACCGCCCTCCGGTCGGTCAAGCGACTCGCTTACTGGTTGTACGGACCGTAGTCGTAGTCCTCCAGCGGAACGGCCTGGCCGGAGCCCGTGCCGAACGGCGAGTAGTCGATGTCGTCATAGCCGACGGCCGAGTACATCGCGGCCTTGGCCTCCTCGGTCGGCTCGACCCGGATGTTGCGGTAGCGGGACAGACCCGTACCGGCCGGGATGAGCTTACCGATGATGACGTTCTCCTTGAGGCCGATGAGGCTGTCGGACTTGGCGTTGATCGCCGCATCCGTCAGGACTCGGGTCGTCTCCTGGAAGGAGGCGGCCGACAGCCAGGATTCCGTCGCCAGCGAGGCCTTGGTGATACCCATCAGCTGCGGACGGCCGGAGGCGGGGTGACCGCCCTCGGTGACCACACGACGGTTCTCGGTCTCGAACTTCGAGCGCTCGACGAGCTCGCCCGGCAGCAGCTCCGCGTCGCCGGACTCGATGATCGTCACGCGGCGCAGCATCTGCCGGATGATGATCTCGATGTGCTTGTCGTGGATCGACACGCCCTGCGAGTTGTAGACCTTCTGGACCTCGCCGACCAGGTGGACCTGGACCGCACGCTGGCCGAGGATGCGCAGCACGTCGTGCGGGTTGGTGGCACCCACGGTGAGCTTCTGGCCCACCTCGACGTGGTCGCCCTCGCCGACGAGCAGACGGGCGCGCTTCGAGATCGGGAAGGGGATCTCGTCGCTGCCGTCGTCCGGCGTGACCACGATCTTCTTGGTCTTCTCGGTCTCCTCGATCCGGACCCGGCCCGCGGACTCCGAGATCGGGGCGACACCCTTGGGCGTACGGGCTTCGAAGAGCTCGACGACACGGGGCAGACCCTGGGTGATGTCGTCACCGGCCACACCACCGGTGTGGAAGGTACGCATCGTCAGCTGGGTACCGGGCTCACCGATGGACTGGGCGGCGATGATGCCGACCGCCTCACCGATGTCGACCAGCTTGCCGGTGGCGAGCGAGCGTCCGTAGCAGAAGGCACAGGTGCCGACCGCGGACTCACAGGTCAGGACCGAACGGGTCTTGACCTCCTCGACGCCGGCGCCCACCAGGGCGTCGATCAGGACGTCACCGAGGTCGACGTTGGCAGGCGCGATGACCTTGCCGTCGACGACGACGTCCTCGGCGAGCATGCGGGCGTAGACCGAGGTCTCGACGTCCTCCGTCTTGCGGAGCACACCGTCCGCACCCTTGACGGCAATCTTCAGCTTGAGGCCGCGGTCGGTGCCACAGTCCTCCTCGCGGATGATCACGTCCTGCGAGACGTCCACCAGACGACGGGTCAGGTAACCCGAGTCGGCGGTACGCAGGGCGGTGTCCGCCAGACCCTTACGGGCACCGTGCGTGGAGATGAAGTACTCCAGAACGGTGAGGCCCTCACGGAAGGACGCCTTGATGGGACGCGGGATCGTCTCGTTCTTGGCGTTGGACACCAGACCACGCATACCGGCGATCTGACGCATCTGCATCATGTTTCCTCGGGCACCCGAGTCAACCATCATGAAGATGGGGTTCGTCTTGGGGAAGTTCGCGTTCATCGCCTCGGCAACCTCGTTGGTCGCCTTGGTCCAGATCGCGATGAGCTCCTGCGTGCGCTCGTCCTTGGTGATCAGACCGCGCTCGTACTGCTTCTGGACCTTCTCGTCCTGCGCCTCGTAACCGGCGACGATCTCCTTCTTGGCCTCGGGGACCACGACGTCGGAGATGGCCACGGTGACACCGGAACGGGTCGCCCAGTGGAAGCCCGCCGCCTTCAGGTTGTCGAGCGTCGCCGCCACGATGACCTTGGGGTAGCGCTCGGCGAGGTCGTTGACGATCTCGGAGAGCTGCTTCTTGCCGACCGAGTAGTCGACGAACGGGTAGTCCTCGGGCAGCAGCTCGTTGAAGAGCGCGCGGCCCAGGGACGTACGCAGCCGGAACGTGTCGCCCTGCTGGTACTCCTGCTCGCCTTCCTCGGCGACCGGCGGCACCCAGCCGCGCGGCGGGATGGTGCCCACCGGGAAGCGGATGTCGACCTTCGCCTGGAGCGACAGCTCGCGGGCGTCGAAGGCCATGATCGCCTCGGCCGTGGAGCCGAAGGAACGGCCCTGGCCGATGACCTTGCGCTCCTCCTCGTCCGTGGTGAGGAAGAACAGGCCCAGCACCATGTCCTGGGTCGGCATGGTGACGGGACGGCCGTCGGCCGGCTTCAGGATGTTGTTCGAGGACAGCATCAGGATGCGGGCCTCGGCCTGCGCCTCCGCGGAGAGCGGCAGGTGGACGGCCATCTGGTCACCGTCGAAGTCCGCGTTGAACGCGGTGCAGACGAGCGGGTGGATCTGGATGGCCTTGCCTTCGACCAGCTGCGGCTCGAAGGCCTGGATGCCGAGGCGGTGCAGCGTCGGCGCACGGTTCAGGAGAACCGGGTGCTCGGCGATGACCTCTTCCAGGACGTCGTACACGACCGTGCGGCCGCGCTCGACCATGCGCTTGGCCGACTTGATGTTCTGCGCGTGGTTCAGGTCGACCAGGCGCTTCATCACGAACGGCTTGAAGAGCTCCAGCGCCATGGCCTTCGGCAGACCGCACTGGTGCAGCTTGAGCTGCGGGCCGACGACGATCACGGAACGC
Coding sequences within it:
- a CDS encoding DNA-directed RNA polymerase subunit beta' produces the protein MLDVNFFDELRIGLATADDIRTWSHGEVKKPETINYRTLKPEKDGLFCEKIFGPTRDWECYCGKYKRVRFKGIICERCGVEVTRAKVRRERMGHIELAAPVTHIWYFKGVPSRLGYLLDLAPKDLEKVIYFAAYMITFVDEERRTRDLPSLEAHVSVERQQIENRRDADLEARAKKLETDLAELEAEGAKADVRRKVREGAEREMKQLRDRAQREIDRLDEVWSRFKNLKVQDLEGDELLYRELRDRFGTYFDGCMGAAALQKRLESFDLDEEAERLREIIRTGKGQKKTRALKRLKVVSAFLQTSNKPKGMVLDCVPVIPPDLRPMVQLDGGRFATSDLNDLYRRVINRNNRLKRLLDLGAPEIIVNNEKRMLQEAVDALFDNGRRGRPVTGPGNRPLKSLSDMLKGKQGRFRQNLLGKRVDYSARSVIVVGPQLKLHQCGLPKAMALELFKPFVMKRLVDLNHAQNIKSAKRMVERGRTVVYDVLEEVIAEHPVLLNRAPTLHRLGIQAFEPQLVEGKAIQIHPLVCTAFNADFDGDQMAVHLPLSAEAQAEARILMLSSNNILKPADGRPVTMPTQDMVLGLFFLTTDEEERKVIGQGRSFGSTAEAIMAFDARELSLQAKVDIRFPVGTIPPRGWVPPVAEEGEQEYQQGDTFRLRTSLGRALFNELLPEDYPFVDYSVGKKQLSEIVNDLAERYPKVIVAATLDNLKAAGFHWATRSGVTVAISDVVVPEAKKEIVAGYEAQDEKVQKQYERGLITKDERTQELIAIWTKATNEVAEAMNANFPKTNPIFMMVDSGARGNMMQMRQIAGMRGLVSNAKNETIPRPIKASFREGLTVLEYFISTHGARKGLADTALRTADSGYLTRRLVDVSQDVIIREEDCGTDRGLKLKIAVKGADGVLRKTEDVETSVYARMLAEDVVVDGKVIAPANVDLGDVLIDALVGAGVEEVKTRSVLTCESAVGTCAFCYGRSLATGKLVDIGEAVGIIAAQSIGEPGTQLTMRTFHTGGVAGDDITQGLPRVVELFEARTPKGVAPISESAGRVRIEETEKTKKIVVTPDDGSDEIPFPISKRARLLVGEGDHVEVGQKLTVGATNPHDVLRILGQRAVQVHLVGEVQKVYNSQGVSIHDKHIEIIIRQMLRRVTIIESGDAELLPGELVERSKFETENRRVVTEGGHPASGRPQLMGITKASLATESWLSAASFQETTRVLTDAAINAKSDSLIGLKENVIIGKLIPAGTGLSRYRNIRVEPTEEAKAAMYSAVGYDDIDYSPFGTGSGQAVPLEDYDYGPYNQ